In a single window of the Chondrocystis sp. NIES-4102 genome:
- a CDS encoding histidine kinase, translated as MMRFKNLNQKLISSLSIPLYLVIIVPLLVHFGITLNLVEYFSLRREQQITKSLVNQSATDIRDRVSLKLNNYLQPLNIQPTTELSPIVVKNINYLIQQTDIPYTAKIILLDQNGSILASNYPQGDKMLSATYQEIITALQGRFKHLRQIKKTEEIKYNIYQEQFLTQVIPWRNSKLDENYLLIVSIPTTQLANVINLQAQSPWQESLAYLLPTILLWIITYIGLAQIIGNFSTPRQSLQLNPAVNTDQDSSESKETIDLPATPITNNYIKSSLLADLSHELRSPLNAILGFAQIMQQEYSSMTRLQKENLAIVNRSSKRLLSIINDLVDLSKIETKRLKLEHNSFDLRHWIENIKQSVQIQAEDSGVNFTLIKIEPLPQYICTDEQRLRQIVTNLINYCLRYNQTEELIVKVGFLAAGDNSTTNHLYFELENTEFAHTQQEIVTLFDPAMSASKKRRFDEGNSLRLPISYQLAKLLGGELSVSNNQDNPQQGVNLRLDLQIETVITGEILLPSTTRKIIGLEPGQGEYRILIVDDSKTNRKIMVQLLEPVGFEVQEAVNGKEAIDICLRWQPQMIWMDIRMPIMNGYEATEQIKSSTLSKSTLIVALTASTSEEEQSLIKAAGCDDFVGKPFSESIIFDKIAQHLGVRYLYEPTTPLVSSNFKLTAKALKVMPDQWLDSLSEASSRLDADSLTQLLQEIPPEHSQLKDALQKQVDDFDFDKILILINKSKNQ; from the coding sequence ATGATGAGGTTTAAAAACTTAAACCAAAAATTAATATCTTCTCTCAGTATCCCATTATACCTGGTTATTATAGTTCCTTTGTTGGTACATTTTGGAATAACCTTAAATTTAGTAGAATATTTTTCTCTGCGTCGAGAGCAACAAATAACTAAATCATTAGTTAATCAATCTGCCACAGATATACGCGATCGCGTATCTTTAAAATTAAATAATTATCTACAACCTTTAAATATTCAACCTACTACAGAATTATCTCCAATTGTTGTTAAGAATATAAATTATTTAATACAACAAACAGATATTCCCTATACAGCAAAAATTATTCTTCTTGATCAAAATGGATCAATTTTAGCTAGTAACTATCCCCAGGGAGATAAAATGCTAAGTGCTACTTATCAAGAAATAATCACCGCCCTTCAAGGTAGATTTAAGCATCTTAGGCAAATAAAAAAAACAGAAGAAATAAAATATAACATTTATCAAGAACAATTTTTAACTCAAGTAATTCCCTGGAGAAATTCAAAATTAGATGAAAATTATCTTTTAATAGTAAGTATCCCTACAACACAATTAGCTAATGTTATTAATCTCCAAGCGCAATCACCCTGGCAAGAATCCTTAGCCTATCTACTACCAACAATTTTACTATGGATCATTACCTATATAGGACTAGCTCAGATAATCGGTAATTTCAGCACACCTCGTCAATCATTACAGTTAAACCCTGCGGTTAATACAGATCAAGACAGTAGTGAATCTAAGGAAACAATTGATTTACCAGCAACGCCTATTACTAACAATTACATAAAAAGCTCATTACTAGCAGACTTGAGCCACGAATTGCGATCGCCATTAAATGCCATTCTCGGTTTTGCTCAAATTATGCAGCAAGAATATTCTTCCATGACGCGCCTACAAAAGGAAAATCTGGCAATTGTTAATCGCAGTAGTAAACGGTTGTTATCAATCATCAATGATTTAGTCGATTTATCTAAAATAGAAACTAAGCGGTTAAAATTAGAACATAATAGCTTCGATTTGAGGCATTGGATTGAGAATATAAAACAAAGCGTCCAAATTCAGGCAGAAGATAGCGGGGTAAATTTTACCCTAATTAAAATTGAGCCTTTACCTCAATATATTTGTACCGACGAGCAAAGATTACGTCAAATAGTCACTAATTTAATCAACTATTGCCTACGGTATAACCAAACAGAAGAATTAATAGTCAAAGTAGGATTTCTTGCTGCTGGTGACAACTCAACCACTAATCATCTATATTTTGAACTAGAAAACACAGAATTTGCCCACACTCAACAAGAAATTGTCACTCTGTTTGATCCAGCGATGAGTGCGAGTAAAAAACGTCGCTTCGATGAAGGCAATTCCCTACGTTTACCCATTAGTTATCAATTAGCCAAACTATTGGGAGGAGAATTAAGCGTCAGCAATAATCAAGACAACCCACAACAAGGTGTCAATTTGCGCTTAGATCTACAAATAGAAACAGTTATTACTGGCGAAATCCTGCTGCCATCCACCACAAGAAAAATTATCGGTTTAGAACCTGGGCAAGGAGAATATCGTATTTTAATTGTAGATGACTCTAAAACCAACCGTAAAATTATGGTGCAATTACTAGAGCCTGTGGGCTTTGAAGTCCAAGAAGCAGTTAATGGTAAAGAAGCCATAGATATATGCTTGCGTTGGCAGCCTCAGATGATCTGGATGGATATCAGAATGCCAATTATGAATGGTTATGAGGCAACAGAACAAATAAAATCTTCTACTTTAAGCAAAAGTACCCTAATTGTAGCTCTAACTGCTAGTACCTCAGAAGAAGAACAATCACTGATTAAAGCTGCTGGCTGTGACGACTTTGTAGGCAAACCTTTTTCAGAAAGTATTATATTTGATAAAATAGCTCAACATTTAGGAGTACGTTATCTATATGAACCTACGACACCATTGGTAAGTAGTAATTTTAAACTTACAGCTAAGGCACTAAAAGTTATGCCAGATCAATGGTTAGATAGTTTATCAGAGGCGAGTTCGAGGTTAGATGCTGATTCACTGACTCAATTATTACAGGAAATTCCCCCAGAGCATTCTCAATTAAAAGATGCTCTCCAAAAACAAGTGGATGATTTTGATTTTGATAAAATTCTAATTCTAATAAATAAAAGCAAAAATCAATAA
- a CDS encoding RNA methyltransferase, TrmA family protein, with protein sequence MNQILQQGQIVEIEITDLNTSGEGVGRYDGKVIFVPNTVTGDRLSVKIIESKAKLAKGKIQQLLIPSPHRLRPQCIVADKCGGCQWQHIQPTYQQFAKQQQVIQAFKRLAGLEDIVVQPILATLDTLNYRNKSTYPLARSSTGQVQAGYYRQGSHKLVNLNQCPVQDQRLNPLLQEIKQDIQQRGWSIYNESNHQGKLRHLSFRIGSNTGEILLTLISTSEQLTGLETQANIWLERYPQLVGVGLNIQSDRNNAILGKNTYNIAGKPYLREIFASIELHIAADTFFQVNTKAAELLLEAISNKLNLTGEETIIDAYCGIGTFTLPLARHTKQAIGIEINPASIEQAKQNAALNQISNATFYTGKVEECLDSLDLQADIFILDPPRKGCDPQVIDSLLNFQPHTIVYISCKPATLARDVQLLCQSGIYQPVWIQPIDFFPQTTHVECYAVLRRQ encoded by the coding sequence ATGAATCAAATATTACAACAAGGTCAAATAGTTGAAATTGAAATTACCGATCTCAATACGAGTGGGGAAGGTGTAGGCAGATATGATGGTAAGGTAATATTTGTCCCTAATACAGTAACAGGCGATCGCTTAAGCGTCAAAATTATTGAATCAAAAGCTAAGTTAGCTAAGGGTAAAATTCAACAATTATTAATTCCATCTCCCCATCGTCTTCGTCCTCAATGTATTGTGGCAGATAAATGTGGTGGTTGTCAGTGGCAACATATTCAACCTACCTATCAACAATTTGCTAAACAACAACAGGTAATTCAAGCCTTTAAACGTTTGGCTGGTTTGGAAGATATCGTAGTACAGCCAATTTTAGCTACTCTTGATACCCTTAATTATCGTAATAAATCTACCTATCCTTTAGCTAGATCTTCTACAGGACAGGTACAAGCTGGTTACTATCGTCAAGGTAGTCATAAATTAGTCAATCTTAATCAATGTCCTGTTCAAGATCAGCGTTTAAATCCTCTACTGCAAGAAATAAAACAAGATATTCAACAAAGAGGTTGGTCAATTTATAATGAATCTAATCATCAAGGAAAATTACGCCACCTGAGTTTTAGAATTGGCAGCAATACAGGCGAGATCCTACTCACTTTAATAAGTACTAGTGAGCAACTTACAGGGTTAGAAACACAAGCTAATATATGGTTAGAGCGTTATCCTCAATTAGTTGGAGTGGGTTTAAATATTCAGAGCGATCGCAACAACGCTATTTTGGGTAAGAATACTTATAATATTGCAGGTAAACCCTATCTCAGAGAAATCTTTGCCAGTATCGAACTACATATTGCTGCTGATACTTTTTTCCAAGTTAATACCAAAGCAGCAGAATTACTTTTAGAAGCTATTTCTAATAAATTAAACCTGACAGGGGAAGAAACTATTATTGATGCCTATTGTGGAATTGGTACTTTTACCCTACCCTTAGCACGCCACACTAAACAAGCAATAGGGATTGAAATTAATCCAGCCTCCATCGAACAAGCTAAACAAAATGCTGCACTTAACCAAATATCAAATGCAACTTTTTATACAGGTAAAGTAGAAGAATGTCTTGATTCTCTTGATCTTCAAGCTGATATTTTTATACTTGATCCTCCACGCAAAGGCTGTGATCCTCAAGTAATTGATAGTTTGTTAAACTTTCAACCCCATACTATTGTTTATATCAGTTGTAAACCTGCAACTTTAGCAAGAGATGTTCAACTATTATGTCAATCAGGTATATATCAACCAGTTTGGATTCAACCTATCGATTTTTTCCCTCAAACCACTCATGTTGAGTGCTATGCTGTATTAAGAAGGCAATAA
- a CDS encoding putative DUF9 PAS domain protein, translating into MENQNLATDLGNSSDELMFASEDELIIEEDLLPAQKNNLAKGWKVLIVDDDRSVHQATKLALRNLRFEQQPLIFFSAHSASSAKNVMSTHPDIAFILLDVVMETNNSGLELVKYIREELNNKLVRIIIRTGQPGDAPEESVITDYDINDYKLKVELTRNKLIVTAIAALKGYRDLVAIRKSHQEVTILYTALKAVKDNLENLIDIRTQELRQEIEERKQVAKTLRLTQFSLDRATDAVYFLNSKARFFYVNQAAARSLGYSKEELLNMTIYDVDPGVDYNNWTNHWQKIKRIKACTFESTHLTKSGEKIPVEITSNYLNFEQQEYNCAIARNITERKLSEAKLKEANEKLQHQAHVDSLTQIANRRSFDQYLQQECQRMTRLQAPLSLIFCDVDYFKKYNDHYGHQAGDDCLKQIAQTINNSIRRPGDLAARYGGEELAIILPNTDLNGAVYVAKTIQQEIKKLAIAHSTSEVSPYVTLSMGVCSTTPQLELSPDALISRVDRALYEAKKSGRDRYFVCPTT; encoded by the coding sequence ATGGAAAATCAAAATCTAGCTACTGATTTGGGTAATAGTAGTGATGAACTGATGTTTGCTTCGGAAGATGAATTAATTATAGAAGAAGACCTACTCCCGGCCCAAAAAAATAATTTAGCTAAAGGATGGAAAGTATTAATTGTAGATGACGATCGCTCTGTGCATCAAGCTACTAAGTTAGCATTGAGAAATTTAAGATTTGAACAACAACCCTTGATCTTTTTCTCGGCTCATAGTGCAAGCTCGGCTAAAAATGTAATGAGTACCCATCCAGATATAGCTTTTATCCTCTTAGATGTGGTGATGGAAACTAATAATTCTGGTTTGGAATTGGTTAAATACATTCGGGAAGAATTAAATAATAAATTAGTTAGGATTATTATTAGAACTGGACAACCAGGGGATGCTCCAGAAGAGTCGGTAATTACCGACTACGATATAAACGATTATAAATTAAAAGTCGAACTGACTCGCAACAAGCTAATAGTAACAGCGATCGCAGCTTTAAAAGGGTATCGTGATCTAGTAGCAATTAGAAAAAGTCATCAAGAAGTGACAATTCTTTATACAGCCTTGAAAGCAGTTAAGGATAATTTAGAAAATTTGATTGATATACGCACTCAAGAATTACGCCAGGAAATCGAAGAGCGCAAGCAAGTGGCTAAGACTCTGCGTCTTACACAATTTTCTTTAGATCGGGCGACGGATGCTGTTTATTTTCTCAATTCCAAAGCCAGATTTTTCTATGTTAATCAAGCTGCTGCAAGAAGTCTGGGATATAGCAAAGAAGAACTTTTAAACATGACTATTTATGATGTAGATCCAGGGGTAGACTATAATAATTGGACTAATCATTGGCAGAAAATTAAACGCATCAAAGCTTGTACATTTGAATCTACTCACCTTACAAAAAGCGGTGAAAAAATTCCTGTTGAAATTACATCTAACTATCTAAACTTTGAACAACAAGAATATAATTGTGCGATCGCCAGAAATATTACTGAGCGTAAGCTATCAGAAGCTAAATTGAAAGAAGCCAATGAAAAATTACAACATCAGGCTCATGTGGATAGTTTAACTCAAATTGCTAACCGTCGTAGTTTTGATCAGTATTTGCAACAGGAATGTCAGAGAATGACAAGATTACAAGCACCCCTATCCTTAATTTTTTGTGATGTCGATTACTTTAAAAAATATAATGATCACTATGGTCATCAAGCAGGGGATGACTGCTTAAAGCAAATAGCCCAGACTATTAATAATTCTATTAGAAGACCTGGAGATTTAGCTGCTCGTTATGGTGGGGAAGAATTGGCAATTATTTTACCCAATACCGATCTAAACGGTGCTGTGTATGTAGCTAAAACAATTCAACAGGAAATTAAAAAACTAGCTATAGCCCACTCTACTTCTGAAGTCAGCCCCTATGTTACCCTGAGTATGGGTGTCTGCTCAACTACTCCTCAGTTAGAGTTATCTCCCGATGCCTTAATTTCTAGGGTAGATCGCGCATTATATGAAGCAAAAAAGTCAGGGCGCGATCGCTATTTTGTTTGTCCAACAACTTGA
- a CDS encoding response regulator receiver modulated diguanylate cyclase/phosphodiesterase, with the protein MTSYTAKEISILVVDDVAENLKVLFTTLTQQGYHVRCAKNGITALLGANTIQPNLILLDIKMPDLDGYQVCQKLKADERTRHIPVIFLSALDDVLDKVKAFEVGGVDYISKPFQVKEVLIRVKNQIDLQSAQAEIYQLNQELEKRVQQRTLQLKTANRQLRREILQRQLVQQKLIHDTLHDGLTGLPNRTLLMQRIESTIQQAKRNPNYMYALLFIDLDRFKIINDSLGHGIGDQLLVAVSNLLGQCLRQSDIVARLGGDEFIILLDEIKEPQHATQIGDRILQKLRSPFEINGQHIFTSASIGVVFGTNYYSNASDLIRDADIAMYRAKAKGKARYEIFDQAMYHETLKLIELENSLRLAIERQEFVLHYQPIISLENNDLVGFEALIRWQHPTRGFISPIEFIPIAEDTGLIIDIGQWLLKEACQQLHAWQQKFYYIPQVASLKMSINLASQQLQEPEFISKLDQILAQTGIDGSSIRLEITESVLIEPGGSVQHTLKQIRNRNIKLSIDDFGTGYSSLSYLRRFPIDNLKIDRSFIEQMNYDSENFEIVRVIITLAKTLGMDAISEGVETLQQLQQLRALGCEFGQGYLFAKPLDPLAVEALLLSYPDAFSSTAC; encoded by the coding sequence ATGACCTCTTACACAGCCAAAGAAATTAGTATCCTAGTTGTAGATGATGTTGCGGAGAACCTTAAAGTTTTATTCACCACTTTAACTCAACAAGGTTATCATGTCCGTTGCGCCAAAAATGGGATAACCGCATTACTTGGAGCAAATACAATCCAGCCAAATCTGATTTTACTCGATATCAAAATGCCCGATCTCGACGGTTATCAAGTCTGTCAGAAATTAAAAGCCGACGAAAGAACCCGTCACATCCCTGTAATTTTCCTAAGTGCTTTAGATGATGTTTTAGATAAAGTTAAAGCCTTTGAAGTTGGGGGGGTAGACTATATTAGTAAACCATTTCAGGTAAAAGAAGTATTAATCAGAGTAAAAAATCAAATTGATCTACAATCAGCCCAAGCAGAAATATATCAGTTAAATCAAGAATTAGAAAAAAGAGTCCAACAAAGAACCTTACAACTTAAAACTGCAAATCGCCAACTTAGGCGAGAAATTCTGCAACGTCAGTTAGTGCAACAAAAGTTAATACATGATACATTACATGATGGCTTAACTGGACTACCTAACCGCACCTTGTTGATGCAAAGAATAGAATCGACTATTCAACAGGCAAAACGTAATCCTAATTATATGTATGCTTTATTGTTTATCGATTTAGATCGCTTCAAAATTATCAATGATAGTCTAGGTCATGGAATTGGGGATCAATTACTAGTTGCTGTATCTAATTTATTGGGGCAGTGCTTAAGGCAAAGCGATATAGTAGCTCGTCTTGGGGGAGATGAGTTTATCATTTTATTAGACGAGATTAAAGAGCCTCAACACGCTACCCAGATCGGAGATCGGATTCTGCAAAAATTGCGATCGCCATTTGAAATTAACGGTCAGCACATTTTTACTAGTGCCAGTATCGGGGTTGTATTTGGTACAAATTATTATAGTAATGCTTCAGATTTAATTAGAGATGCAGATATAGCTATGTATCGTGCCAAGGCAAAGGGAAAAGCCCGCTATGAAATTTTTGATCAAGCTATGTATCATGAAACTCTCAAGCTGATTGAATTAGAGAATAGTTTACGTTTAGCAATAGAGCGTCAAGAATTTGTTTTGCACTATCAACCAATTATTTCTCTAGAAAATAACGATCTAGTAGGTTTTGAAGCCTTGATCCGTTGGCAGCATCCCACCCGTGGTTTTATTTCCCCTATAGAATTTATTCCCATTGCCGAAGATACAGGGTTGATCATTGATATTGGTCAATGGCTACTTAAAGAAGCCTGTCAACAATTACACGCCTGGCAACAAAAGTTTTACTATATTCCTCAAGTAGCATCCTTAAAAATGAGTATAAATCTGGCTTCCCAACAGCTACAAGAACCTGAATTTATCTCCAAACTCGATCAAATTTTGGCTCAAACAGGTATTGATGGTAGTTCTATCAGATTAGAAATTACCGAAAGTGTACTGATAGAACCTGGTGGAAGTGTACAACATACCCTAAAACAAATCAGAAATAGGAATATTAAGCTAAGTATTGATGATTTTGGGACTGGTTATTCCTCTTTAAGTTATCTACGTCGTTTTCCCATTGATAATCTCAAGATCGATCGCTCCTTTATTGAGCAAATGAATTATGATTCCGAAAACTTTGAGATAGTTAGGGTAATTATTACCTTAGCTAAAACCTTGGGTATGGATGCTATTTCAGAAGGAGTGGAAACCCTGCAACAACTGCAACAATTACGGGCTTTGGGGTGTGAATTCGGTCAGGGATATTTATTTGCCAAACCTCTAGATCCGTTGGCAGTAGAAGCCTTACTGTTGAGCTATCCAGATGCTTTTAGTTCCACTGCTTGTTAA
- a CDS encoding putative anti-sigma regulatory factor serine/threonine protein kinase, with protein MIAIPIPWNRSKWNTMSFTSTLYLCPVLDLLLVNVPPEWQAEVRLGLQEALVNAAKHGNKLDPSKTIIVKFTVTTKEYSWVIVDEGAGFIKEQECEDQIGQLPIDESENGRGISILHEIFDCVHWNREGTQLTLSKTLPTVNKREKQPSIC; from the coding sequence GTGATTGCCATTCCTATTCCTTGGAATAGAAGCAAGTGGAATACCATGAGCTTCACATCAACATTGTATCTATGTCCCGTTCTCGATTTACTCTTAGTAAATGTACCTCCAGAATGGCAAGCAGAAGTAAGACTGGGATTGCAAGAAGCCCTAGTAAATGCAGCCAAGCACGGTAATAAACTAGACCCTAGTAAAACTATAATTGTTAAATTTACAGTTACCACCAAAGAATATTCTTGGGTAATTGTGGACGAAGGTGCAGGCTTTATCAAAGAACAAGAATGCGAAGATCAGATTGGACAATTACCAATAGATGAATCTGAAAACGGTCGAGGTATTTCAATTCTGCACGAAATTTTCGATTGTGTGCATTGGAATCGCGAAGGAACACAGCTTACTTTATCTAAAACCCTGCCAACGGTCAACAAGAGAGAAAAACAACCTTCCATTTGTTAA